From the Leptospira sp. WS60.C2 genome, one window contains:
- a CDS encoding DUF1801 domain-containing protein, whose amino-acid sequence MFATVEDYIKSLPEDQKVSFLKLRNLVKKNLPKGFEETFQYNMIAYVVPKKLYPAGYHVTPELALPFLHIACQKNGLALYHMGIYSDPKLLKWFQTEYPKHSSSKLDMGKSCIRFRKLEDIPWKLLGELVSKMSPTEWINLYESNRLKKNSKKAKLRKRATKKVASRKKSIVPRE is encoded by the coding sequence ATGTTTGCTACAGTCGAAGATTACATCAAATCTTTACCAGAGGACCAAAAGGTTTCATTTCTAAAACTCCGAAACTTGGTCAAAAAAAATCTCCCCAAAGGTTTTGAAGAGACCTTTCAATATAATATGATCGCGTATGTGGTTCCGAAAAAACTTTATCCGGCTGGATACCATGTAACACCCGAACTTGCGTTACCATTTCTCCATATCGCTTGTCAAAAGAATGGACTTGCCCTTTACCATATGGGAATCTATTCCGATCCAAAATTACTCAAATGGTTCCAAACCGAATATCCAAAACATTCCTCATCCAAATTGGATATGGGGAAAAGTTGCATTCGTTTTCGGAAGTTAGAAGACATTCCTTGGAAACTCCTCGGTGAACTTGTATCGAAGATGAGTCCTACAGAGTGGATCAACTTATATGAATCAAATCGTCTCAAAAAAAATTCGAAGAAAGCTAAATTAAGAAAGCGGGCCACGAAAAAAGTGGCTTCGCGAAAGAAATCTATAGTTCCACGAGAGTAG
- a CDS encoding DUF3147 family protein, translated as MVYIIFKYAITAALVVIISEIVKRNDRLGSLIASLPLVMILTLIWLHLESASAEKISNHAYYTFWFVIPTLPMFLVFPKLNAMFGFWMALTLSSLMTILLFYLFQILLSRFGIQLFP; from the coding sequence ATGGTTTATATCATTTTTAAATACGCAATCACCGCAGCGCTGGTTGTCATTATCTCTGAAATTGTAAAACGAAATGATCGGTTGGGAAGTTTGATTGCTTCCCTTCCTTTGGTTATGATTCTAACGCTCATTTGGTTGCATTTGGAATCCGCTTCCGCAGAAAAAATTTCGAATCATGCCTATTATACCTTTTGGTTTGTGATTCCCACTTTGCCAATGTTTTTGGTGTTTCCTAAATTGAATGCCATGTTTGGATTTTGGATGGCACTCACTCTTAGTAGTTTAATGACAATTCTCTTATTTTATCTGTTTCAGATCCTATTAAGTCGTTTTGGGATTCAATTGTTTCCTTGA
- a CDS encoding OmpA family protein — translation MMKKGFFLSLILLVGLSISFTNCSSSEEKETPKETTSTTTENKTGVSSRDLNGALLDEINVALKDYRYPDGVRRRGFSYKQADIQAEDFKTWAKDNVAYIKDALAKLPDSYAIEITGHADASGPEEAEGSKKGNGYYSQIRSDAVKAALVKQGIPAERIVTKAAGSSKPISGFDEKDAINRRVTFQVVSK, via the coding sequence CTGATGAAAAAAGGATTTTTTTTAAGCCTCATCCTCCTCGTAGGTCTTTCTATTTCATTCACGAATTGTTCGTCTTCTGAAGAAAAAGAAACTCCAAAAGAAACAACGTCCACAACTACGGAGAACAAAACGGGAGTTTCTTCCAGAGATCTCAACGGAGCTCTTTTGGACGAAATCAACGTAGCACTCAAAGACTACCGTTACCCAGATGGCGTTCGTCGCAGAGGATTTAGCTACAAACAAGCAGACATCCAAGCAGAAGATTTCAAAACTTGGGCAAAAGACAATGTTGCTTATATCAAAGACGCTCTTGCAAAACTTCCTGACAGTTATGCAATCGAAATCACTGGACATGCTGATGCATCTGGACCAGAAGAAGCAGAAGGTTCTAAAAAAGGAAACGGATACTACTCACAAATTCGTTCTGATGCTGTAAAAGCGGCTCTTGTGAAACAAGGGATCCCTGCAGAAAGAATCGTGACAAAAGCAGCTGGATCTTCTAAACCAATTTCTGGTTTTGATGAAAAAGATGCGATCAACCGTCGTGTGACTTTCCAAGTTGTTTCTAAATAA
- a CDS encoding class I SAM-dependent methyltransferase, with amino-acid sequence MEPKIFDQIAKQYDTEDRIQLAHRILEKLKPFLTNTKESCLLDFGCGTGLLGIPLTSLYKEVLFCDDSNVMLDVVQSKIQAQNITNAKTISLTNWIQTPTFSVDQILLSLVLLHIPDTQSILKTLSDRLKPNGKVFIVDFLKNEKVSHPKVHNGFVTEALEQTFKSIGFRAVISSVILEEKKVFMNDDASLFLLIAEK; translated from the coding sequence GTGGAACCAAAGATTTTTGATCAAATCGCCAAGCAGTATGATACCGAAGACCGAATCCAATTAGCCCACCGCATCTTGGAAAAACTAAAACCTTTTTTAACAAATACGAAAGAAAGTTGCTTATTGGACTTTGGCTGTGGCACTGGATTGCTTGGAATCCCCCTCACATCCCTTTACAAGGAAGTGCTTTTTTGCGATGATTCAAACGTAATGTTAGATGTTGTTCAGTCCAAGATCCAAGCACAGAACATTACCAATGCCAAAACCATTTCCCTTACAAATTGGATCCAGACACCTACCTTTTCCGTAGATCAAATTTTACTCTCTCTCGTTCTTTTACATATTCCAGATACTCAATCCATTTTAAAAACCCTATCGGACCGTCTCAAACCCAATGGAAAAGTTTTCATCGTGGACTTTCTAAAAAATGAAAAGGTGTCTCACCCGAAAGTTCACAATGGATTTGTGACTGAGGCATTAGAACAGACTTTCAAATCAATTGGATTTCGAGCCGTGATTTCTTCGGTCATTTTAGAAGAGAAAAAAGTGTTTATGAACGATGACGCTTCTTTGTTTTTACTCATCGCAGAAAAATAA
- a CDS encoding DUF3703 domain-containing protein: MKLNLLMPTNFKVAYQNEIQNYKMSVSQNNDLAAWRFLERAHIIGQYYPVPHTGSHFRMFLFGIRKGDLREVYGQFIRMVFGWIGSLFNRIPVGNTGSASVPIFAPMPIPEDLRALLKNADTESKGLSGFKK; the protein is encoded by the coding sequence ATGAAACTCAATCTACTCATGCCTACCAATTTTAAAGTTGCCTATCAAAATGAAATCCAAAACTACAAGATGAGTGTATCGCAAAACAATGATTTAGCTGCATGGAGATTTCTGGAAAGGGCACATATCATTGGACAATACTATCCAGTTCCTCATACAGGGAGTCATTTTCGAATGTTCCTCTTTGGAATTCGGAAAGGAGACCTAAGAGAAGTGTATGGTCAGTTCATCCGAATGGTTTTTGGATGGATAGGCAGTCTGTTCAATCGAATTCCAGTGGGAAATACAGGCAGTGCATCTGTTCCCATTTTTGCACCAATGCCCATTCCTGAAGACTTACGCGCTCTTCTCAAAAATGCAGATACAGAATCAAAGGGTCTCTCTGGTTTCAAAAAATAG
- a CDS encoding HNH endonuclease, with translation MEKSNHWTREETIIAFNVYCKIPFNKSSKSNPIIIKYAKIIGRSPSALNMKIGNFGRLDPNLRMRGIVGLGNGSKLDEIIWNEFNENWESLAYESELLIAKYQNRTIEDSIAEDLEIIPLGKEKEVVIKSRINQSFFRSAVLSSYDLKCCITGLSVPELLVASHIVPWSRDEKNRINPRNGLCLNSLHDSAFDKGFITITPDFKIKISDSLNDYINDNAYLDMFKRYENQTINLPDKFLPSKEFLDFHFNHVFRK, from the coding sequence TTGGAAAAGAGTAATCATTGGACAAGAGAAGAGACGATTATTGCTTTCAATGTATACTGCAAAATTCCGTTTAATAAAAGCAGTAAAAGTAACCCGATTATAATCAAATATGCAAAAATAATCGGTCGCTCTCCTTCCGCTTTGAATATGAAAATCGGAAATTTTGGAAGATTAGATCCGAATTTAAGAATGAGAGGGATAGTTGGGCTAGGAAATGGAAGTAAACTTGATGAGATTATTTGGAATGAATTTAATGAGAATTGGGAAAGCTTAGCTTATGAAAGTGAATTACTCATAGCAAAATATCAAAATAGGACGATTGAAGATAGTATTGCTGAAGATTTGGAAATCATTCCTCTTGGGAAGGAGAAAGAAGTAGTCATTAAATCAAGAATTAATCAATCATTTTTTCGAAGTGCAGTACTTTCATCTTATGATTTAAAATGCTGTATCACAGGTTTGTCTGTTCCTGAATTATTAGTTGCGAGTCATATAGTTCCTTGGAGTAGAGACGAGAAAAATCGCATTAATCCTCGCAATGGACTATGTTTAAATTCTCTCCATGATAGTGCTTTCGATAAAGGTTTTATAACGATAACTCCTGATTTTAAAATCAAAATATCTGATTCTCTAAATGATTATATAAATGACAATGCTTATCTAGATATGTTTAAACGGTATGAAAATCAAACTATAAATTTGCCTGATAAATTTTTACCTTCAAAAGAGTTTCTGGACTTTCACTTCAATCATGTTTTTCGAAAATAG
- a CDS encoding DUF3147 family protein yields MVYLIFKYAVTAALVVFISEVAKRNDRLGSLIASLPFVSILTLVWLKMENVANDKISNHAYYTFWFVIPTLPMFLVFPRLNQWIGFWISLFVSILLTIFLFYLFQMILSRFGIHLFD; encoded by the coding sequence ATGGTATATCTAATTTTTAAATACGCAGTTACGGCAGCTCTTGTTGTCTTCATTTCCGAAGTTGCCAAACGAAATGATCGGTTAGGAAGTTTGATTGCATCTCTTCCTTTTGTATCAATTTTAACGCTTGTTTGGTTGAAAATGGAAAATGTAGCTAATGATAAGATATCGAATCATGCCTATTATACTTTTTGGTTTGTGATTCCTACTTTACCAATGTTTTTAGTATTTCCTAGACTCAATCAATGGATTGGATTCTGGATATCATTATTTGTAAGTATTTTATTGACAATATTTTTATTTTATCTGTTCCAAATGATTTTGAGTCGTTTTGGAATTCATTTATTTGATTAA